One part of the Lycium ferocissimum isolate CSIRO_LF1 chromosome 8, AGI_CSIRO_Lferr_CH_V1, whole genome shotgun sequence genome encodes these proteins:
- the LOC132068240 gene encoding F-box/FBD/LRR-repeat protein At1g13570-like, giving the protein MTPGTPFCLLPFLFSSFWIINFKPQTIQLLILYREGAVAVEGDTEDRISALPRNVIDGILSLLPVHDAARTSILSKNWRYIWAMLPNLVLDNHFCNKLALKSQSVLKETVDEILLEHLGYIVKFVLDMSGTHLTSSAHIDRWMRFVTRNNVKELILDMPDNSTYKLPSHVFNCPTLSYLELCNSLFKPPNSFLGFQNLINLYLNKVTFVSTPDFPVINAPLLVKLTLTHCNGTQNLNIVVSSRLKYLSVRESHYNLDLNRFMTCKKLTCLYLAVESPIPADKRSTHEKIIFSLSTLEVLTLASHFLELLSAGAVPNGLPITLNCLWHLRLGVNFSKLGQTSYTLELIKNSPNLRKLEIWDNTTSDPAKAVMKYLDTPACLDRTLNKLRDVSVHHFRRSKTVLSFVKLLFAHAPSLLRMSIMPTKASDSKEELNIATELMRLPRVSPKAELCYHPIE; this is encoded by the exons ATGACTCCAGGTACGCCATTCTGTCTTTTaccctttttgttttcttctttttggattATAAATTTTAAGCCTCAGACTATTCAACTTCTTATATTATATCGTGAAGGAGCTGTTGCTGTTGAAGGGGATACTGAAGATAGAATCAGTGCTCTACCAAGAAACGTTATAGATGGTATCTTAAGTCTCTTGCCTGTACACGACGCAGCAAGAACTAGTATTTTGTCCAAAAATTGGAGATATATTTGGGCCATGCTTCCCAATTTGGTGCTTGATAATCACTTTTGCAATAAATTAGCACTAAAATCTCAATCTGTCCTCAAAGAAACTGTAGATGAGATTCTCTTAGAACATCTTGGATACATCGTGAAATTTGTTCTTGATATGTCAGGAACACATTTGACTTCATCTGCACATATTGATAGATGGATGCGTTTTGTCACCAGAAATAATGTCAAGGAGCTAATCCTTGACATGCCAGATAATAGTACTTATAAACTCCCTTCGCATGTGTTTAATTGCCCAACCCTGTCATATTTGGAACTCTGCAACAGTTTATTCAAACCACCAAATTCTTTTCTAGGCTTTCAGAATCTTATAAACCTCTATCTGAATAAAGTAACCTTTGTGTCAACCCCAGATTTTCCTGTTATTAACGCCCCCCTTCTTGTCAAATTGACCTTGACGCACTGTAATGGTACTCAAAACCTCAACATTGTTGTCTCATCGCGGTTGAAGTACTTGTCTGTTCGTGAGAGTCATTATAATCTTGACCTAAATCGCTTTATGACCTGCAAAAAGTTGACATGCTTATACCTTGCGGTTGAGAGTCCAATACCTGCTGATAAAAGATCAACTCATGAAAAGATTATTTTTAGCTTGTCTACACTTGAGGTACTTACTTTGGCTTCACATTTCCTTGAG CTTTTGAGTGCAGGTGCAGTCCCAAATGGGCTTCCTATTACACTCAACTGCTTGTGGCATCTAAGGTTAGGTGTAAACTTCAGCAAATTGGGTCAGACTTCTTACACTCTGGAGTTGATTAAGAATTCCCCCAATTTGAGaaaacttgaaatttgg GACAATACTACCAGTGACCCTGCTAAAGCTGTTATGAAATATCTTGACACACCAGCCTGTTTGGACCGAACACTCAACAAGCTCAGAGATGTTTCCGTCCATCATTTTAGGCGTTCAAAAACTGTACTATCTTTCGTAAAGTTATTGTTTGCTCATGCTCCATCTTTGTTAAGGATGAGCATTATGCCGACAAAAGCTTCTGATTCCAAAGAAGAATTGAATATTGCCACAGAGTTGATGCGTTTACCCAGAGTATCTCCTAAAGCAGAGCTATGCTATCATCCAATTGAGTAG